From a single Rosa rugosa chromosome 7, drRosRugo1.1, whole genome shotgun sequence genomic region:
- the LOC133723431 gene encoding uncharacterized protein LOC133723431, whose product MALAWGAAAAPLFSLPKNPKPSLRFGTFRCSTKPNNNGNNKIALRTCKNCKTQFDPSLNHLRACRFHTAHFGGETKRKFESVYTGGTMSTPNSGKVVQYWHCCGSEDPFDPGCTAAPHSSYDD is encoded by the exons ATGGCTCTGGCATGGGGTGCTGCCGCTGCTCCATTGTTTTCTCTCCCTAAAAATCCAAAACCGAGTTTGAGATTTGGTACATTCCGATGCTCAACGAAGCCCAACAACAACGGCAACAACAAAATAGCGCTCAGGACTTGCAAGAATTGCAAAACCCAGTTCGATCCATCTCTCAATCACCTCAGGGCTTGTCGATTTCACACCGCTCATTTTGGAG GAGAAACAAAGAGGAAGTTTGAGAGTGTGTACACGGGGGGCACCATGAGTACTCCCAACTCTGGCAAAGTTGTTCAATACTGGCATTGCTGTGGGTCTGAAGATCCCTTTGACCCTGGATGTACCGCTGCTCCTCACTCCTCCTATGATGACTGA